Proteins encoded in a region of the Hippopotamus amphibius kiboko isolate mHipAmp2 chromosome 11, mHipAmp2.hap2, whole genome shotgun sequence genome:
- the PLA2G7 gene encoding platelet-activating factor acetylhydrolase isoform X2 encodes MGIFWTRWILAKRPMAWINKIQALMAAASIGQTEIPRGNGSYSVGCTDLMFDYTNKGTFLRLYYPSQDDDRLDTPWIPNKEYFLGLSKFLGTHWLMGKILSLFFGSMTTPAAWNAPLRTGEKYPLIIFSHGLGAFRTIYSAIGIDLASHGFIVATVEHRDGSASATYYFKDQTAAEIGNRTWLYLRTLKRREEEFPLRNEQVRQRAKECSQALSLILDTDDGRPVKNALDLEFDVEQMQDSIDRDKIAVIGHSFGGATVIQTLSEDQRFRCGIALDAWMLPVGDEVYSRIPQPLFFINSERFQYPSNIIKMKKCYLPDRERKMITIKGSVHQNFVDFTFATGKIIGYIFTLKGEIDSNVAMGLSNKASLAFLQKHLGLQKDFDQWDSLIEGEDDNLIPGTNIDTTNHRATLQNATGIEKPNMD; translated from the exons CATGGATCAATAAAATACAAGCTCTGATGGCTGCGGCAAGCATTGGCCAAACTGAAATCCCCAGAGGAAATGGATCTTATTCCGTCGGTTGTACAGACTTGATGTTTGATTACACAAATAAG GGTACCTTCTTGCGTTTGTATTATCCATCCCAAGATGACGATCGTTTAGACACCCCTTGGATCCcaaacaaagaatattttttggGTCTTAGTAAATTTCTTGGAACACACTGGCTTATGGGCAAAATTTTGAGCTTATTCTTTG GTTCAATGACAACTCCTGCAGCCTGGAATGCCCCTCTGAGGACTGGGGAAAAATATCCactcattattttttctcatggTCTTGGAGCATTCAG GAcaatttattctgctattggcaTTGACCTGGCGTCTCACGGGTTTATAGTTGCTACTGTAGAACACAG AGATGGATCTGCGTCTGCGACTTACTATTTCAAGGACCAGACTGCTGCAGAAATAGGGAACAGGACTTGGCTCTATCTTAGAACCCTGAAACGAAGGGAGGAAGAGTTTCCTCTACGAAACGAGCAG GTACGGCAACGAGCAAAGGAGTGTTCTCAAGCTCTCAGTTTGATTCTGGACACTGATGATGGGAGACCAGTGAAGAATGCATTAGATTTAGAGTTTGATGTGGAACAGATGCAG GACTCTATCGATAGGGATAAAATAGCAGTTATTGGACATTCTTTTGGTGGAGCCACAGTTATTCAGACTCTTAGTGAAGACCAGAGATTCAG GTGCGGTATCGCCCTGGATGCATGGATGCTTCCAGTGGGTGATGAAGTATATTCCAGAATTCCTCAGCCCCTCTTTTTTATCAACTCAGAACGATTCCAATATCCTTCTaatatcataaaaatgaaaaaatgctaCCTACctgatagagaaagaaaaatgattacaatCAA GGGTTCAGTCCATCAGAATTTTGTTGACTTCACTTTTGCAACTGGCAAAATAATCGGCTACATATTcacactgaaaggagaaatagattcaAATGTAGCCATGGGTCTTAGCAACAAAGCTTCCTTAGCATTCTTACAAAAGCATTTAG GACTTCAGAAAGATTTTGATCAGTGGGATTCTTTAATTGAAGGGGAAGATGACAATCTTATTCCAGGGACCAACATTGACACAACCAACCACCGCGCCACCCTGCAGAATGCTACAGGAATAGAGAAGCCGAATATGGAttaa
- the PLA2G7 gene encoding platelet-activating factor acetylhydrolase isoform X3: protein MAAASIGQTEIPRGNGSYSVGCTDLMFDYTNKGTFLRLYYPSQDDDRLDTPWIPNKEYFLGLSKFLGTHWLMGKILSLFFGSMTTPAAWNAPLRTGEKYPLIIFSHGLGAFRTIYSAIGIDLASHGFIVATVEHRDGSASATYYFKDQTAAEIGNRTWLYLRTLKRREEEFPLRNEQVRQRAKECSQALSLILDTDDGRPVKNALDLEFDVEQMQDSIDRDKIAVIGHSFGGATVIQTLSEDQRFRCGIALDAWMLPVGDEVYSRIPQPLFFINSERFQYPSNIIKMKKCYLPDRERKMITIKGSVHQNFVDFTFATGKIIGYIFTLKGEIDSNVAMGLSNKASLAFLQKHLGLQKDFDQWDSLIEGEDDNLIPGTNIDTTNHRATLQNATGIEKPNMD from the exons ATGGCTGCGGCAAGCATTGGCCAAACTGAAATCCCCAGAGGAAATGGATCTTATTCCGTCGGTTGTACAGACTTGATGTTTGATTACACAAATAAG GGTACCTTCTTGCGTTTGTATTATCCATCCCAAGATGACGATCGTTTAGACACCCCTTGGATCCcaaacaaagaatattttttggGTCTTAGTAAATTTCTTGGAACACACTGGCTTATGGGCAAAATTTTGAGCTTATTCTTTG GTTCAATGACAACTCCTGCAGCCTGGAATGCCCCTCTGAGGACTGGGGAAAAATATCCactcattattttttctcatggTCTTGGAGCATTCAG GAcaatttattctgctattggcaTTGACCTGGCGTCTCACGGGTTTATAGTTGCTACTGTAGAACACAG AGATGGATCTGCGTCTGCGACTTACTATTTCAAGGACCAGACTGCTGCAGAAATAGGGAACAGGACTTGGCTCTATCTTAGAACCCTGAAACGAAGGGAGGAAGAGTTTCCTCTACGAAACGAGCAG GTACGGCAACGAGCAAAGGAGTGTTCTCAAGCTCTCAGTTTGATTCTGGACACTGATGATGGGAGACCAGTGAAGAATGCATTAGATTTAGAGTTTGATGTGGAACAGATGCAG GACTCTATCGATAGGGATAAAATAGCAGTTATTGGACATTCTTTTGGTGGAGCCACAGTTATTCAGACTCTTAGTGAAGACCAGAGATTCAG GTGCGGTATCGCCCTGGATGCATGGATGCTTCCAGTGGGTGATGAAGTATATTCCAGAATTCCTCAGCCCCTCTTTTTTATCAACTCAGAACGATTCCAATATCCTTCTaatatcataaaaatgaaaaaatgctaCCTACctgatagagaaagaaaaatgattacaatCAA GGGTTCAGTCCATCAGAATTTTGTTGACTTCACTTTTGCAACTGGCAAAATAATCGGCTACATATTcacactgaaaggagaaatagattcaAATGTAGCCATGGGTCTTAGCAACAAAGCTTCCTTAGCATTCTTACAAAAGCATTTAG GACTTCAGAAAGATTTTGATCAGTGGGATTCTTTAATTGAAGGGGAAGATGACAATCTTATTCCAGGGACCAACATTGACACAACCAACCACCGCGCCACCCTGCAGAATGCTACAGGAATAGAGAAGCCGAATATGGAttaa
- the PLA2G7 gene encoding platelet-activating factor acetylhydrolase isoform X1 → MLPPKLHVLFCLCTCLALVHPFDWQDLNPVAHVKSSAWINKIQALMAAASIGQTEIPRGNGSYSVGCTDLMFDYTNKGTFLRLYYPSQDDDRLDTPWIPNKEYFLGLSKFLGTHWLMGKILSLFFGSMTTPAAWNAPLRTGEKYPLIIFSHGLGAFRTIYSAIGIDLASHGFIVATVEHRDGSASATYYFKDQTAAEIGNRTWLYLRTLKRREEEFPLRNEQVRQRAKECSQALSLILDTDDGRPVKNALDLEFDVEQMQDSIDRDKIAVIGHSFGGATVIQTLSEDQRFRCGIALDAWMLPVGDEVYSRIPQPLFFINSERFQYPSNIIKMKKCYLPDRERKMITIKGSVHQNFVDFTFATGKIIGYIFTLKGEIDSNVAMGLSNKASLAFLQKHLGLQKDFDQWDSLIEGEDDNLIPGTNIDTTNHRATLQNATGIEKPNMD, encoded by the exons ATGTTGCCGCCCAAATTGCATGTGCTTTTCTGCCTCTGCACCTGCCTTGCGCTGGTTCATCCTTTTGACTGGCAAGACCTAAATCCTGTTGCCCATGTTAAATCATCAG CATGGATCAATAAAATACAAGCTCTGATGGCTGCGGCAAGCATTGGCCAAACTGAAATCCCCAGAGGAAATGGATCTTATTCCGTCGGTTGTACAGACTTGATGTTTGATTACACAAATAAG GGTACCTTCTTGCGTTTGTATTATCCATCCCAAGATGACGATCGTTTAGACACCCCTTGGATCCcaaacaaagaatattttttggGTCTTAGTAAATTTCTTGGAACACACTGGCTTATGGGCAAAATTTTGAGCTTATTCTTTG GTTCAATGACAACTCCTGCAGCCTGGAATGCCCCTCTGAGGACTGGGGAAAAATATCCactcattattttttctcatggTCTTGGAGCATTCAG GAcaatttattctgctattggcaTTGACCTGGCGTCTCACGGGTTTATAGTTGCTACTGTAGAACACAG AGATGGATCTGCGTCTGCGACTTACTATTTCAAGGACCAGACTGCTGCAGAAATAGGGAACAGGACTTGGCTCTATCTTAGAACCCTGAAACGAAGGGAGGAAGAGTTTCCTCTACGAAACGAGCAG GTACGGCAACGAGCAAAGGAGTGTTCTCAAGCTCTCAGTTTGATTCTGGACACTGATGATGGGAGACCAGTGAAGAATGCATTAGATTTAGAGTTTGATGTGGAACAGATGCAG GACTCTATCGATAGGGATAAAATAGCAGTTATTGGACATTCTTTTGGTGGAGCCACAGTTATTCAGACTCTTAGTGAAGACCAGAGATTCAG GTGCGGTATCGCCCTGGATGCATGGATGCTTCCAGTGGGTGATGAAGTATATTCCAGAATTCCTCAGCCCCTCTTTTTTATCAACTCAGAACGATTCCAATATCCTTCTaatatcataaaaatgaaaaaatgctaCCTACctgatagagaaagaaaaatgattacaatCAA GGGTTCAGTCCATCAGAATTTTGTTGACTTCACTTTTGCAACTGGCAAAATAATCGGCTACATATTcacactgaaaggagaaatagattcaAATGTAGCCATGGGTCTTAGCAACAAAGCTTCCTTAGCATTCTTACAAAAGCATTTAG GACTTCAGAAAGATTTTGATCAGTGGGATTCTTTAATTGAAGGGGAAGATGACAATCTTATTCCAGGGACCAACATTGACACAACCAACCACCGCGCCACCCTGCAGAATGCTACAGGAATAGAGAAGCCGAATATGGAttaa